One window of Papaver somniferum cultivar HN1 chromosome 9, ASM357369v1, whole genome shotgun sequence genomic DNA carries:
- the LOC113312712 gene encoding uncharacterized protein LOC113312712 yields the protein MIIKGNIWLFWSASIAEPKVISITRQVITVNVGGVLVSGIHAASLSVDRRKLWNELMVINSMDLPWMLIGDFNTVLSADEKIGGRSPLRASMQDFHEVINFYSLSQAPSSGLQFTWSNNREGVKRIVCTLDRALYNVKWIEKYPTWCYKVVIRNISDHSPLLGSCVMMPKPKNIPFRVLKIWMEHEDFKRLINEVWNEDLQGNPIFVFMKKMKNMKVRIKEWNWSVFGDVRIKLADAEKEVLNATILSDQDPSNISLLNNLVVARGKQDILTRQHHSILQQKARVSWLKEGAANTRFFHTSIKIRNAANTITELEDEDGSIINDQFLIAKSLENHFKEKFKFKQVNFMEGIFDTIPEVINAEDNMMLESIPSGQEIKDAIFSLNADSAPGPDGFPARVYVLVNGGPVGFFEVSRGLRQGDPLSPILFVLAEDVLSRSLSKMVEENRIAPMVNYKGVQPTHILFAYDVFLFFNGHKRNIQKVMKLLSDYQSSSGQVINQMKSKIFLGGVTESRKYQISNELQMNLSSFPDKYLGVNLKPGAVRSSTVWCVVEMIQNKLTGWIGKMLSFKDRLTLIKSILCSIPIYNMSVYKWPTSVVKTCEKLIRNFLWTGDPYERKCITLKWNETCSPMEEGGFGIRRTKVINKALLMKLVWKIQNSEFEWARFMRAKYIKAYGEWISGYKKSSVWPGLKWVLDEVKFHTRWITGSGEQISVWSDAWIKDKPLNEIYEEDEYMMQNKNMKVAELIVAGEWLIPSRMLQYFQVEELPVLSKTKDTRVWTGTMSGEFTVHSAVECIREHYQKVTCARHVWHPTLHPTTTSNVWKIVRGIFSTDEKRKSKGYSLTSKCYMCGVDSDNLEHILWFCNFSQIIWKCLGGIFLFCNPESYEDVMNFAKNKSGVVKDIWLLVASITMMEIWFLRNRICFEEEKVNLGNFKRRIKQYTKDCAVRIKRYMWECSYDYMVFKNFDLKHQPIKPQIIIEVSFFLPARDQILICCDGSSRGNPGEAGYGFVCRDEMGGCIYAEATGLGIATNYIAELMAITGAAE from the exons ATGATTATTAAAGGAAATATTTGGCTTTTCTGGAGTGCTTCTATAGCTGAACCAAAGGTGATTTCAATAACTAGACAGGTGATTACTGTGAATGTTGGTGGTGTTCTAGTTTCTGGAATTCATGCAGCTTCACTTTCAGTTGATAGAAGAAAATTATGGAATGAATTAATGGTAATAAATTCCATGGATTTACCTTGGATGTTAATTGGGGATTTTAACACAGTTTTAAGTGCAGATGAAAAAATAGGGGGAAGATCTCCTTTAAGAGCATCTATGCAAGATTTCCATGAAGTGATCAATTTTTATAGTTTATCTCAAGCTCCAAGTTCGGGTCTACAATTTACATGGAGTAATAACAGAGAAGGTGTAAAAAGAATTGTTTGTACTTTGGATAGGGCTCTATATAATGTCAAGTGGATTGAGAAATATCCTACTTGGTGTTACAAAGTTGTAATAAGAAATATATCTGATCATAGTCCACTTTTGGGGTCTTGTGTAATGATGCCTAAACCTAAAAATATCCCTTTTAGAGTTCTAAAGATTTGGATGGAGCATGAAGATTTCAAAAGACTAATCAATGAAGTTTGGAATGAAGATTTGCAAGGTAatcctatttttgtttttatgaaaaaaatgaagaatatgaaagtAAGAATTAAGGAATGGAATTGGAGTGTCTTTGGGGATGTTAGAATCAAATTGGCAGATGCTGAAAAAGAAGTTTTGAATGCTACAATTCTTTCAGACCAAGACCCAAGTAatatttcacttttaaacaatctGGTGGTGGCCAGAGGAAAACAAGATATATTAACTAGGCAACATCATTCAATATTACAACAGAAGGCAAGAGTGAGTTGGTTAAAAGAAGGTGCAGCTAATACTAGATTCTTTCATACTTCAATCAAGATTAGAAATGCTGCAAATACTATAACTgaacttgaagatgaagatggatcCATCATAAATGATCAGTTTTTGATTGCAAAATCTCTTGAGAATCATTTTAAGGAGAAATTCAAATTCAAGCAAGTTAACTTCATGGAAGGAATTTTTGATACAATCCCAGAGGTTATAAATGCAGAAGacaacatgatgttagagagcaTTCCTTCAGGCCAGGAAATCAAAGATGCAATTTTTTCTCTAAATGCTGATAGTGCTCCTGGGCCTGATGGCTTTCCAG CTAGAGTTTATGTCTTAGTGAATGGAGGTCCAGTTGGTTTTTTTGAAGTGAGTAGAGGGTtgagacaaggtgatccattatcaccaATTTTGTTTGTATTAGCTGAGGATGTTTTGAGCAGGAGTTTAAGCAAAATGGTTGAGGAAAATAGGATTGCTCCAATGGTTAATTACAAAGGAGTACAACCTACCCATATTCTATTTGCATATGATGTCTTTCTTTTCTTCAATGGGCATAAAAGGAATATACAAAAGGTGATGAAATTATTAAGTGATTATCAATCATCCTCAGGCCAAGTCATAAATCAAATGAAGAGCAAGATTTTTTTAGGAGGAGTAACTGAATCCAGGAAGTACCAAATTTCTAATGAGCTTCAAATGAATCTTTCTTCATTCCCAGACAAGTATTTGGGAGTAAACTTGAAACCAGGAGCTGTGAGGTCAAGTACAGTTTGGTGTGTGGTGGAAATGATACAAAACAAACTAACTGGTTGGATTGGGAAGATGTTATCTTTCAAGGACAGACTAACCCTTATCAAATCAATTTTGTGCAGCATTCCCATTTATAACATGTCAGTCTATAAGTGGCCTACAAGTGTAGTGAAAACTTGTGAGAAACTTATAAGAAACTTTCTATGGACAGGGGATCCATATGAGAGAAAATGCATAACTTTAAAGTGGAATGAAACATGTTCACCAATGGAGGAGGGTGGTTTTGGCATAAGGAGAACGAAAGTAATAAACAAGGCTTTACTGATGAAATTAGTATGGAAGATACAAAATTCTGAATTTGAATGGGCAAGATTTATGAGAGCAAAGTATATAAAGGCATATGGTGAATGGATTTCAGGTTATAAAAAGTCTTCAGTATGGCCAGGTTTGAAATGGGTACTAGATGAGGTAAAGTTCCATACTAGATGGATCACTGGTTCAGGTGAGCAAATATCAGTATGGAGTGATGCTTGGATAAAAGATAAACCACTTAATGAGATATATGAAGAGGATGAATATATGATGCAGAACAAAAACATGAAAGTTGCAGAGTTGATTGTTGCTGGTGAGTGGCTGATTCCTTCTAGAATGCTTCAATATTTTCAAGTAGAAGAATTACCTgttttatcaaaaacaaaagatactaGGGTTTGGACTGGAACTATGTCAGGTGAATTCACAGTACACTCAGCTGTTGAATGTATTAGAGAGCATTATCAAAaagtgacatgtgcaagacatgTTTGGCATCCTACCCTTCATCCAACAACAACAAGCAATGTATGGAAGATAGTGAGGGGTATCTTCTCAActgatgaaaaaagaaaaagcaagGGTTACAGTTTAACATCAAAGTGCTATATGTGTGGTGTTGATTCTGATAATCTTGAACATATATTATGGTTTTGTAATTTCAGTCAGATAATATGGAAATGTCTAGGTGGTATCTTCTTGTTCTGCAACCCTGAATCATATGAAGATGTTATGAACTTTGCAAAGAATAAAAGTGGAGTTGTAAAGGATATATGGTTACTGGTTGCTTCCATTACAATGATGGAGATATGGTTCTTAAGGAATAGAATTTGCTTTGAAGAAGAGAAAGTAAACTTGGGTAATTTCAAGAGAAGAATAAAACAGTATACAAAAGACTGTGCAGTGAGAATAAAAAGATATATGTGGGAATGTAGCTATGATTACATGGTCTTTAAGAATTTTGATCTTAAACATCAACCAATAAAGCCTCAAATAATTATTGAAGTGAGTTTCTTCTTACCTGCAAGAGATCAGATACTTATATGTTGTGATGGGTCATCTAGGGGCAATCCAGGTGAAGCAGGATATGGTTTTGTGTGCAGAGATGAAATGGGAGGTTGTATATATGCTGAAGCTACTGGCCTGGGAATTGCAACTAATTATATTGCAGAACTAATGGCTATTACAGGTGCAGCTGAATGA